GCCACAGTAAACTTCGGGATGAAAAATTTGTGGATGAAAAGGAATATCTGAACTCCGTCCACAGGAAACTGGAGTGCACAGGCTGCCATGCGATAAGATTTAAGAAAATGACGCATATCGTCTCCGAAGATATGGCATCAAAAGAGGTAAAAGAAACGGCTAAGTTTCTGAAAGGAAAAGGAAAAGACAGCATAACAATTGCTGCATGTGTTAGCTGCCACCCTACTGAATATACAGTTTTCAAGAAGAGTATACACGGCAAGGCGATCTTTAAAGAAGGGGTTCAAAAAGCTGCCTTCTGTACGGACTGCCATGATCCCCCACATTATATTAAAAGCTCATTAGACCCTTCATCCTCTGCATCACGACAAAGAATAGTGGAGACATGCGCAAGATGTCACAGTGATAAGACAATTGCATCAAGATATGGATTGAACATCTATGTTGTTGAGTCCTACAGAGCCCATTTTCATGGAAGGAGATATGGATTCAGAAGCATGGAGACGCCGAACTGTGTAGTCTGTCATGGTAGCCATGATATAAAAAGCCATAATGACCCTGAATCTCCTGTCTTTGGAAACAATAAGGTGAAACTGTGTTCAAGATGTCATGAAGGGGCAACAGAGGAATTTTCCCGTGCCTTCACACACAGGCCCATTGACGCAAAGAGAAACCCGATCACATTCTATGTAAGGAATGTCATGGTATTGCTGATAGTCTTTATCGTTGCCCTGCTATTCATCCATTTAGTGCTTGATATCTATGCAGAAATAACTGCAAAAAGGAGAAAAGAGAAAGAGATTTACAGAAAACTTTTCCTGAGGATTCTTCTGAGGAATCTGCCGAAAGAGGTAGAAAGAATGAATATCCACTACAGGATTCAGCACATAGTGCTGTTTACATCAGTATTTTATTTAGCTGCATCAGGTTTTACACTGAAATACCCTGAGCTTAAGTTATCCCAGGCATGGATTAACCTATGGGGAGGGATTGAGATGGCGAGCCATGTCCATAGATTTGGGGCTATTGTCCTCATTGCAAATGCAGTATACCATGTTGGTTATCTTGTTCACCTTGCAATTAAGAAGAGGTTAGGGGGCGATATGCTCCCGAGGGTTAAAGATATCAAGGACTGCTGGGGAAATATAAAATATCTCACGGGAGTCTCTGAAGAAAGACCTAAATTCGGGAGGTATACCTATATGCAGAAACTCGATTACTGGCTTGTAGTGGTTATTGTTTTTGTGATGACTGTAACAGGTCTCATGTACTGGTTTCCAACTACCACTGCGAATATACTTCCAGGATGGTCGTCCTTCTGGATATGGGGAGTAGCATATGTCTCACACAGCACTGAGGCATTGATTGCCCTTTTCTTCGGAATCATCTGGCATTTCTACAATGTTCACCTCAAAAGCCGTGTCTTTCCTATGAGCTGGATATGGCTTACAGGGAAGATTTCGATGGATGATTTGATGGAGGACCACCCTTTAGAATTTGAGCATCTTGTCGAAGAAGAAAGGAAGAAGACAATTCTTCAGGATCACTGAGCAGCTGGTAGTCTTATTATAAAGGATGCACCTTTACCCAATTCGCTGCATACCATAATTTCTCCCTTATGGTTCTCTATTATACGCTGGGTTATACTGAGTCCAAGGCCTGTGCCTTTGGGCTTTGTGGTAAAAAATGGATCAAATATCCTTCCAATGTTTTCCTGCGGGATGCCCTCTCCAGTGTCGATTACCTCTATAACGATATCCTTATCTACCTGTTCAGTGGAGATTGATATAGTGCCACCATCAGGCATAGCCTGCATAGAGTTGATAAAAAGATTTATAAAGACCTGCTGAAGTTCACCCTTATTTCCCATGACTTGGGGGAGATTTTCGCTGAATTTTTTCTCAACCCTGCAGGTATTTGTTTCTCCATACTGAAAGGTGACGACGGAGATGGAGTCCTCTATGACCTTGTTTATATCTAAGGGCTCTTGCTGGTATGAGGGCTTTGCATACATGAGGAGGTTTTTAGTAATCCTGTCCATCCTCGTGGCGGCATCCCTTATGTAGTTAAGGCATTCTCTGGTATCTTCATCATAACCCCTGTTAAGTAGGAGTTTGGAATACGACACAATTATTGCGAGGGAGTTTCCAATTTCATGTGCAATCCCGGCTGCTATTTCTCCAATAGAGGCAAATTTTTCCTGTCTTATCATCTGTTTGATGGTAAGGTTGAGCGTTTCCTGTTCCATTATGAGTGACTTAACCATATTATTAAATGAGGATGCCACTATACCAATTTCATCAGATGATTCTATATTAACCCTCTGCGAAAGGTCGCCTCTTGCTACCCTGTTTGCCATTGCTGAAAGCCTTTTGAGGGGTCTAAGGCTTCTTTTTACAATAAGATAGTTTATAAGACTCAGGACAACCAAGATTGATAGGGATATTGCGATATAATTAACAATGATCTTCTTTTTTGCAAGGACGAGGTCATTCGTGGACATAACAATACCGAATATAGCCTTACTAACCCCATTTCCCTTGAGGGGTGCAAATATAGCTTTGTATTGTTTCTTTTCAAAAAAGAGCCGTTCGACTACGGACTCCCCCCTTTTTGTCACTTTGTCAATAAGCTCTGGCGTGATCTTTTTCTGTATCTCTTTTTTCTCGTCTGGTGTTTTCAAGGTAGATGCCACAATTCTATTCCCGTAAAGAATAAAAATATCGTTTCCTATCTTTTTCTTTATTCGTTTTAAATATTCGTCATCGAAACCGAACCCAACCATGATAATCTCGCCTCTATCGATAGGTGCCATGACATCGAAATCGAGTTTAATTGCATCGCCTTGGGGCTTTGGGATAAACCCTGATATAAGTTCGCCAGATAAGCCTTTCTTTATTAACTCTTTTTGTGTTGTATCTCCTTCTTTTAGATACCGTAATGGTTCAAGGTATATCTTAAGGCCTTCCTGCATGAACAGACCCAGATGGGAAAGCCCCATAAGCTGTTTTCCACCATAGTTCTTCAATATCCTCCTTTCATCGGCAAGGAGTTCAGCATAAAGGATCGCCTGTTTTTCTTTATCTCTAAAAAAACCTTCAACCGTATCCTTATATGAGATTATCTCTTTTGTTGTGCTTTCTTCCATCCGATGGGTTAGTATCTCACCAACAAACAGGACAACTACTATGATTGCAAGAAAAGACAGGAATATAAAAGGTAAGAGTATCTTCCCCTGAAGTGTGTTTTTCTTTAGGTTTATCTTCATAGTGTCCACTTTTAAGATACATAAAATACCGTTCTGTGTCAATCTGCTTGATTAAAAAATTTTTATATGATAAATGTTTACCTGTATGGGAAGGCTTTCGGGTATAAAAAGGGGGATCTTAATTGGTGGCATTGCAGGCGTGATAACTGCTATTGCTGTTTCTGGCTCTCTTGAGACCTTCTTTGGTAAAGAGTTCGAGGGTGGGTGGTTTGATGCCGCAAGAAGGGATATGGAGTGCCTTTTCGGTAAGGAGATAGGTAACTTTAAACCACTTGTTATAATCTATCTGTCTATTATATTTATCTTTATTATTGGAATAGGTGGGCTTATCGGTGCATTCTTCGGCCTTCTGCTCCAGATATTTTTTTCGAAACTAAAAGGTATTGTTGAGAAGTAGCAAAGAGTCTCCGAACACCTCTCAATTTTCTCTTGACAAAAGGTAGCATTTTATTATATTTTTTCAGAACTTATTTAAAGACATCTCAGATTAAGAATAATGAAGACTGTTATGGCAAGAAAAGAAGATATTGCGAAAAATTGGTATGTAGTTGATGGTGAAGGTATGATTCTGGGGAGGTTTGCTTCGCAGGTGGCAGCTATACTCAGAGGCAAACACAAGCCTGTATTTACCCCCAGTGTGGATATGGGAGATTTTGTTATAGTAATAAATGCAGAGAAGGTAAGACTTACAGGGAAAAAGGTTTTAAACAAAGTTTACTACCATCATTCAGGTTATCCAGGTGGTCTAAAGGCAACGACCGCAGAAAAATTGATTAAAGAAAATCCAGAAAAGGTAGTGAGAATGGCTATATGGGGGATGCTGCCCAAAAATAAACTCGGTAGAACTATGAGGCAGAGACTTAAGGTCTACAGAGGTAATGAGCATCCACACAGTGCCCAGAAGCCCCAGATGCTTAAATTAAAACTCAAATTAAATCCGTAAGAGGAAATTTTTATGGCAGAGATATATTATAATGCAACAGGCAAAAGAAAGAGTTCTATAGCAAGGGTCTTTCTAAAACCAGGAAAAGGTGAATTCACTATAAATAATAAACCATTAGATAAATATTTTGGCAGAGAGACGCTGAAAATGATTGTCCGTCAACCCCTTGAACTAACAAATACAATCGGTAAGTATGATGTGTATGTGAATGTGTATGGAGGTGGTATATCAGGTCAGGCTGGAGCTATCAAACATGGTATAGCTAAGGCATTATTAGAGATCGATTCCGAGTTGAAGGCTCGGTTGAAGAAAGAAGGTTTTTTAACAAGAGACTCAAGGGTAAAGGAACGGAAAAAATATGGTCAAAAAGGAGCAAGAAAGAGGTTCCAGTACTCCAAGAGATAATGAGGCTCGCACTGGAGGGTTCACGACCCGTAGGGAAGGCAGCGATGCCTTCCCTTTTTTTATATAATTTAGGACTATTGGAGGTCATACTTGCTTAAAGTAGCGGTTGCAGGTGGTAGTGGATATGTTGGAGGTGAACTCCTCCGTATACTTATTTCTCACAAAAAGGTCAAGATTGTTACTGTAACATCTGAAAGATTCAGAGGAAGACCAATACATGAAGTTTACCCCAACCTTAAGGGATTGATTGATATGGATTTTCAATCTGCTGACCCTGAGACGCTGTCAAAATCAGCGGATTTAATATTCTTAGCCCTGCCACATGAGGCATCCATGGACTTAGGGGTGGACCTATGGGATCAAGGAAAACATGTTATAGACCTCTCGGCAATATTTAGATTAAAAAACATAACCCTTTATGAAGAGTGGTATGGGATTAAACACAGGAGACAGGATGCAGCAGAGAAGTCGGTTTACGGCTTGACAGAACTAAATAGAAAAGATTTAAAGGATGCCACATTAGTAGCGAACCCTGGATGTTATCCCACTGTCTCTATCCTTGCAGTTGCACCACTGATTGAAGAAAATATTATAGACATCAACGAGATAAATATTGATGCAAAATCAGGGGTATCAGGTGCTGGCAGAAAAGTAGAACAATCTTATCTTTTTTCTGAGATCAATGAAGGTGTATACGCCTATAGCGTCGGAAGACATAGACATACACCAGAGATAGAACAGGAGTTAAGTAAGATTTCCGGGAAAGATATAAGGGTTTCATTTATACCACACATTATTCCAATGGATAGGGGCATACTTTGCACCATATATGCCAATCTTGTTAAGGGGTATAGCACAAAAGAACTCCTCACAATTTATGGTAAATACTATAGAGGCGAACCATTTATTCGTATGTGTGAAGATGGACGTTATCCATATACAAAGCATGTGATAGGTTCAAATTATTGTGATATCGGGATAAAGGTAGATGAAAGGACAGGGCGTGTGGTGGTCATAGCTGCGATAGACAACCTTGTTAAAGGCGCATCAGGACAGGCTGTTCAGAATATGAATGTTATGTTTGGTTTTGAAGAGAGAGAAGGTCTTATGCTGGCAGGGGTTTTCCCATGACGAAGAGATTTACGATTCACGATACCCGATTCAAGATTAAGGGTTTTAAGGCATCAGGGATTTTCTCGGGTATAAAAAGGCAAAAGAGGAAAGATCTGGCTCTAATTTTCTCAGAGGTTGAATCTTCTGCTGCAGGTATGTTTACTACTAATAAGATAAAGGCTGCCCCTGTCCGTCTCTGCATAGAGAGGATTAAATCAGGAAAGGGACAGGCAATTGTCGCCAACAGTGGAAACGCAAATGCCTGCACAGGGATACAAGGATACAGAGATGCCATCGAGATGTCAAGAATTGCAGCAGAAAACCTCGGTATAAATCGAGGGGGTGTCTATGTATCATCTACAGGTGTTATTGGTAAACCACTACCAATGGAAAAAATAGAGGCTGGTATTAAAAAGGCTGTGAAGAAATTATCTCCAGAGGGTTTCAGTGATGCAGCGGAGGCGATAACTACTACAGATACATTTCCAAAACTTGCCTTCGAAGAGGTAATTATCGGGGGGGAAAGGGTTTCTATACTCGGTATTGCAAAGGGTTCTGGAATGATACATCCTAAGTTTGCCCTGAACCCTGTTTCAGGAGCCTGCCCTGACCCTGAATTTGATCCTGAACTTGATTCAGGACAAGGTTCAGGGGTTTCAGGGATGGCTACGATGCTTTCATTTATCCTTTCAGATGCTGCGATTGATGCAACAAGTCTAAGTTACGCTCTGAAAAACGCTGTAGAGTCATCGTTTAATAAGATTACTGTTGATGGCGAAACAAGCACAAATGACACAGTTATTGCATTATCAAATGGTATAGCAAAAAACAGGCCAATCAATCAAATATTTACAGAGGAGTTTTCCCTGTTTCAATCTGCACTTAACAATGTTACTCAGAGTTTAGCGAGGATGCTGGTGAAAGATGGTGAAGGCGCTACCAGGTTTATTGAGATATTGGTGGATGGTGCATCCACCTTAGAAGACGCTGAGAATATTGCATTTTCCATAGCAAATTCCCCACTCGTGAAGACTGCATTTTATGGTGGAGATGTAAACTGGGGAAGAATTATGGTAGCTATAGGTAACTCTGGCGTAGATGTATACGAGGAAAGAATAGATATTTCTTTTGACGATTTGAAGGTGGTAGAGTGTGGTGTAAGGGTTAGCGCCTTCGCTGAGGTAGAGGCATCAAAGATTTTAAAAAAAGAGCGTTTCAGGGTAACGGTAGACCTCAATATAGGCAATAGTTCAGTAAATATATGGACTACGGATATGAGTCCAGATTATATAAAAATGAATGCCTCATACCGAACCTGAATAGTAAAAACTGTTGCAAAATACCAATTGGTATGGTATTTTAATTTGATTTGTTTCTTATTGTAAGGAGGCAAAATATATGTCATCAATAACAATGAAAGAACTTCTTGAGGCAGGAGTTCATTTTGGACATCAGGTAAAAAGATGGAATCCAAAGATGAAAAAATATATCTTTGGTGAAAGAAATGGTATTTACATAATTGATCTACAGAAGACGCTTGCCAAATTTCAGGAGGCATATAATTTTGTCAGGGATGTTTCTCAGAGAGGTGAGCATGTCCTTTTTGTGGGAACCAAAAAACAGGCGCAGGATTCGGTATCTGAAGAGGCACAGAAGGCTAATGCTTACTATGTCAATCAACGATGGCTTGGAGGTATGCTCACAAATTACAGTACTATTAAAAAAAGTATTGAAAAGCTTAAAAGACTTGAAGCGATGAAGAATGATGGAACTTATGAGAAACTGCCAAAGAAAGAAATTGCAATACTTGAGAAGGAACGGATGAGGCTTGAGAAAAACCTCAGTGGCATAAAGGATATGCCGTCTCTCCCTAGAGCGGTATTCGTCATAGATTCTAAGAAAGAAAGGATTGCTATTCTTGAGGCTAAAAAGGTAGGTATCCCGGTTATCGCTATCGTCGATACTAACTGTGACCCTGATGGAATAGATTATATTATACCAGGCAATGATGATGCAATAAGGGCGATAAGACTGATAACCTCCAAGATAGCAGATGCTATAATAGAGGGTAGAGGGCTTGCACAGAAATCCCTCTCCGCAGTAGAACCTGAGACTGTAGGAAATGTAGAGGTTGGGAAGGAGTAAGAAAATGGTGATTTCTGCAGAAGTAGTTAGGGAATTAAGGGAAAAGACAGGGGCAGGAGTAATGGACTGTAAGAGTGCCCTCACAGAATCTGATGGTAATATAGAAAAGGCAATTGAGATACTCAGGGGAAAAGGGCTTTCAAAGGCTGCAAAGAAATCTGGCAGGATTGCTACAGAGGGGCTGATTGCTTCTTATATACATACAGGGGGTAAAATAGGAGTACTTGTAGAGGTAAATTGTGAGACAGACTTTGTAGCACGGACAGATGAATTTCATGGACTGGTAAAAGATATAGCAATGCAGATTGCTGCGACAGCTCCATCATGGATAAATCGGGAAGATATCCCCGAGGCAATGATTGAAAAGGAACGTGAGATATATAGAAGTCAAGCAATGGGATCTAGAAAACCAGAAGAGGTTATTAGAAAAATAGTAGAAGGCAAGCTCGATAAATTTTATCGAGACAACTGTTTGATGGAACAACCCTTTATTAAGGACGAAGAAGGTAATACAACCGTACAGGATATTGTCGCCCAGAAGATTGCAAAACTTGGTGAAAACATTATTATTAGACGTTTTACCAGATACCTCCTGGGAGAGGGGTACAGAAGGATTGAGATCTAAATATAATCGTATCCTCTTGAAATTAAGCGGTGAAGTGCTTATAGGCGAAACACCTTATGGGATTGACCCTGATGTCATAAATTCTATAGCTGAAGAAGTAAAGAAAGTTTCTTCACTTGGAGTTGAAATTGCAGTTGTAATTGGTGGAGGTAATATCTTCAGAGGTCTGTCTGCAAGCGCAAAGGGAATGGAAAGAACCTCCGCAGATTATATGGGGATGCTTGCAACAGTTATGAATGCCCTTGCACTTCAAAATGCACTCGAAAGACTCGGTATTACAACAAGGGTTCAGTCAGCAATAGAGATGAAGGCACTTGCAGAACCATATATAAGACGGAGGGCGATAAGACACCTTGAGAAGAAAAGGGTTGTTATCTTTGCTGCAGGAACCGGAAATCCTTATTTTACAACCGATACAGCAGCAGCCCTCAGGGCGATAGAGATAGGAGCAGAGGTAATTCTCAAAGGGACAAAGGTCGATGGGGTATTCAGCGATGATCCGATCAGTAATCCAAAGGCCCAAAGATATGATGAGCTCACATTCTTTGATGTTCTGAAGAAAAAACTAAAGGTTATGGATTCCACAGCTATTTCGCTATGTATGGAAAATAACCTTCCAATAATTGTGTTTAACCTGAGAAAGAAAGGGAATATAAGGAGGATATTAGAGGGTAAGAAGCTTGGGACGATAGTGAAAAGTGGAAAGTGAAAGTGAAAGTGAAAAGTAACTGACACCTATACTTTTATTATGGATGCCGAGATAAAGAAAAAGATTGCCTTGAGGATGAAAAGTGCGGTGGAAAACCTTAAGAAAGAGTTCGCATCGCTGAGGACAGGAAGGGCATCATTAGCTCTTTTAGATAGCATCCTTGTTGACTACTATGGCATTCCAACACCTGTAAATCAAATTGCCACACTTGGCATTCCAGAAAACAGACTTATAACCATTCAACCGTGGGAGCCGAGGATTATAGGTGATATAGAAAAAGCTATACTGAAGTCTGATCTCGGTCTTACACCATCGAATGATGGCAAAATCATAAGGCTTCCGATTCCACCGCTGACTGAAGAGAGACGTAAGCAGTTAGTAAAACTGGCAAGGAAGATGGCAGAGGATACAAGGATTGCTGTAAGAAACATCAGAAGAGATGGCAATGAAGAGGTAAAAAGGCTTGAGAAAGATAAGAAGATAGCTGAAGATGACTCACGAAAATTTCATGAAGAAATACAGAAGATAACAGACGCCCACATAAAAGACATCGATTCTCTACTTTCACACAAAGAGGCTGAGATTATGGAGATATGAAATTAAACTCTTCCCAAAATTCAAATGTGTCAGAGTCTACACAAAAGAAGAAACTCTCTGTAACTTACTGGATCAGCTCAGGGATAAGTGTTATCTTTCTTTACCTTTTCTTAAGAAAAGTTGACTTTAACGCATTGATTAATGCACTCAAAGGCGCCAATTACATATACCTCATACCCGCGATAGCAATTAACCTCTCGATGTACTTTATCAGGGCAAAAAGGTGGCAATACCTCCTCGAGCCTATACATAATGCTACCATTAAAAATCTCTTTTCATCAACAGTGATAGGTTTTGCTGTGAATCATCTGTTACCCGCAAGGATAGGTGAGTTTGTGAGGGCATATGCGCTTGGAGAAAAGGAGGGAATAAGCAAAAGCTCTGCATTTGCGACGATTGTAATAGAGAGGATATTTGACGGGACTCTTGTGATTTTATTTTTAATCGTAGTACTGTTGTTTCCACCTTTCAGTTCTGATGTTACTATTTCAAAATTAAAAGGAGCATGGGTAATCCTTCTATTGATATTCGGAGGGGGGGTACTATTTCTTTTTCTCCTTAAACATTATACCCTCACAGCATCAAAGATTGTAAAGTTTATACTTAAACCTCTTCCCAATAGGTTTTCTGCAAAGATTCTCTTACTTATTGATTCTTTTGTTGTAGGTCTCGATGTTCTTGGTAAGGGGAGGCATCTCTTTATAGTCTTCATCTATTCTATTGTCTTATGGTTGTTAGGGACATTAGGCATACATATCCTCTATCCTGCATTTTACATTGATGGACCTTCATTCATTGGTTCTATATTTGTGCTGATATTGATCGCTATTGTAGTTATGATACCTTCTGCTCCAAGCTATATAGGGACATTCCATTTTGCATGTGCAAGCGGGCTTATCCTTTTAGGTGTTGATTCCATTATTGCCAAGAGTTTTACACTTATCTTATGGGCAATAAACATTATACCCAGTACCCTTTTAGGACTTTTTTACATCTGGAGGGGAAGGTTGAGCTTCAAGGAGCTAAAAACATATGCCTCACATGGTTGATATATCGATAGTAATACCATTAAAGAATGAGCAGAACAATGTAATGGCTCTTTACAGGGAATTGACCTCTGCGCTCGCCACCCAAGATAAGTCTTATGAAATCATAATGATAGATGATGGAAGTACCGATCAGACATTTAAGATTTTGAAGGAGATACACGAGAAGGATAAAAAGGTTAAGGTAATAAGATTCAAAAAGAACTTTGGTCAGACCGCTGCGCTCTCTGCAGGCTTTAACCTTGCCAGGGGTGAGATTATAATAACCATGGATGGCGACCTGCAGAACGATCCTAATGATATTCCTTTATTGCTTGAAAGGCTTGATGAAGGATATGACATCGTTAGTGGTTGGAGGTATAAAAGAAAAGATCCGTTTATTTCCAGGAGGCTTCCATCCATGGTTGCCAACTATCTGATTTCGTTGATAACAAAGGTTAGACTTCATGATTACGGCTGCACACTAAAGGCATTCAGAAAAGATGTTATAAAGAACATCAATCTTTATGGTGAGATGCATAGATTCATTCCAGCAATAGCAAGCTGGATGGGGGTTAGTGTTACTGAGATTAAAGTAAATCATCGTCCAAGGATTCATGGGAGTTCAAAATATGGTATATCGAGGACACTCAGGGTATTTCTTGATCTCTTAACTGTAAAGTTTCTTCTCAGTTATTCTACAAAGCCTATACATATATTTGGGCTGATAGGACTTATCATTGGTGGTATCGGGTTCTGTTTTGCGGTGTATTTAGCATTTATTAAACTCGTATATGGATACAATATAGGTAATCGCCCACTGCTATTGCTGGCTATATTACTTATTATTATTGGTGTGCAATTCATAACGATAGGTCTTTTAGCGGAAATCCAGACGAGGGCATATTATGAGTTACAGCGTAAACCAACATATGTGATCCAGGAGATGTTAGAATAATGGGGGCTGTGGTTATAATACCGGCAAGATTTAACTCAACGAGATTTCCCGGTAAGCCTCTTACCACGATACTCGGCATACCTATGATCCAGCATGTATATAAAAGGACATCAAAGGCTACCATGATAGAAAGGGTAATTGTTGCAACAGATGACATGCGGGTATTTGATGCAGTAAAAGGGTTTGGTGGCGAGGTTGTAATGACATCTCCACAACATCAATCAGGCAGTGACAGAATTGCAGAGGTGGCTAAAAGTATCTCTTATGATATAATTGTTAATGTTCAGGGAGACGAACCCTTAATACTGCCCGAGATGGTTGATTCTGTTGTGGATATACTTAATACAGAGCCATCAGCGTCCATCGGGACGCTCTGCAAGAAAATAAACGATGTTGAGGAACTCCTTGACCCGAATGTGGTGAAGGTTGTCTTTGATAGAGATGGATTTGCTATCTATTTCTCACGGTCTCCAATACCTTTTCATAGGGACGATTGGAAGATTGCGGATTGCGGAATGCAGATTGCTGATTTGGAGCATGAAATAGAATGTATCTTACGATTCACGATTCATGATTCACGATTCACGGCATATAAACATCTTGGGATTTACAGTTACAGGAGAGATGTCCTGCTCACCCTCTCCAGCCTGCAACCCTCGTCATTAGAATCTCTGGAAAAACTCGAACAGCTCAGGGCGATCGAGAATGGATTTAAGATAAAAGTGAGAGAGACGACATTCGATACAATAGGTGTTGATACAATAGAAGATGTGGAAAAGGTTGCCAAAAGGCTAAAGGCTTGTAGTGAGCGGAGCGAATCTAATGGCTAAATTTATCTTTGTAACAGGTGGTGTAGTATCCTCTCTCGGTAAAGGCATCGCCTCCGCTTCTATAGGTGCTCTGCTTGAGAGCAGGGGACTGAAGGTTACAATCCAGAAGCTCGATCCATATATAAATGTAGATCCGGGTACTATGAGCCCTTTTCAGCATGGTGAGGTCTATGTTACAGATGATGGTGCCGAGACAGATCTTGATTTAGGTCATTATGAAAGATTTACCACTATTCGTACCTCGCAGAAGAACAACTTCACATCCGGAAAGATATACCACAATGTTATAATAAAGGAAAGGAAAGGTGATTACCTTGGTGGAACTGTTCAGATGGTTCCACATATAACCGATGAGATAAAGAGTGCTATAAGATCTGTCGCAAATAATGTTGATATAGTAATCGTTGAGATCGGAGGCACTATAGGAGATATAGAGAGTCTTCCTTTTCTTGAGGCTATAAGACAGTTCCGTTTTGATGTAGGAAGGGAGAATGTGCTTTATATACACCTTACGCT
This window of the Nitrospirota bacterium genome carries:
- a CDS encoding ATP-binding protein, coding for MKINLKKNTLQGKILLPFIFLSFLAIIVVVLFVGEILTHRMEESTTKEIISYKDTVEGFFRDKEKQAILYAELLADERRILKNYGGKQLMGLSHLGLFMQEGLKIYLEPLRYLKEGDTTQKELIKKGLSGELISGFIPKPQGDAIKLDFDVMAPIDRGEIIMVGFGFDDEYLKRIKKKIGNDIFILYGNRIVASTLKTPDEKKEIQKKITPELIDKVTKRGESVVERLFFEKKQYKAIFAPLKGNGVSKAIFGIVMSTNDLVLAKKKIIVNYIAISLSILVVLSLINYLIVKRSLRPLKRLSAMANRVARGDLSQRVNIESSDEIGIVASSFNNMVKSLIMEQETLNLTIKQMIRQEKFASIGEIAAGIAHEIGNSLAIIVSYSKLLLNRGYDEDTRECLNYIRDAATRMDRITKNLLMYAKPSYQQEPLDINKVIEDSISVVTFQYGETNTCRVEKKFSENLPQVMGNKGELQQVFINLFINSMQAMPDGGTISISTEQVDKDIVIEVIDTGEGIPQENIGRIFDPFFTTKPKGTGLGLSITQRIIENHKGEIMVCSELGKGASFIIRLPAAQ
- the rplM gene encoding 50S ribosomal protein L13; its protein translation is MKTVMARKEDIAKNWYVVDGEGMILGRFASQVAAILRGKHKPVFTPSVDMGDFVIVINAEKVRLTGKKVLNKVYYHHSGYPGGLKATTAEKLIKENPEKVVRMAIWGMLPKNKLGRTMRQRLKVYRGNEHPHSAQKPQMLKLKLKLNP
- the rpsI gene encoding 30S ribosomal protein S9, giving the protein MAEIYYNATGKRKSSIARVFLKPGKGEFTINNKPLDKYFGRETLKMIVRQPLELTNTIGKYDVYVNVYGGGISGQAGAIKHGIAKALLEIDSELKARLKKEGFLTRDSRVKERKKYGQKGARKRFQYSKR
- the argC gene encoding N-acetyl-gamma-glutamyl-phosphate reductase; amino-acid sequence: MLKVAVAGGSGYVGGELLRILISHKKVKIVTVTSERFRGRPIHEVYPNLKGLIDMDFQSADPETLSKSADLIFLALPHEASMDLGVDLWDQGKHVIDLSAIFRLKNITLYEEWYGIKHRRQDAAEKSVYGLTELNRKDLKDATLVANPGCYPTVSILAVAPLIEENIIDINEINIDAKSGVSGAGRKVEQSYLFSEINEGVYAYSVGRHRHTPEIEQELSKISGKDIRVSFIPHIIPMDRGILCTIYANLVKGYSTKELLTIYGKYYRGEPFIRMCEDGRYPYTKHVIGSNYCDIGIKVDERTGRVVVIAAIDNLVKGASGQAVQNMNVMFGFEEREGLMLAGVFP
- a CDS encoding bifunctional ornithine acetyltransferase/N-acetylglutamate synthase, whose translation is MTKRFTIHDTRFKIKGFKASGIFSGIKRQKRKDLALIFSEVESSAAGMFTTNKIKAAPVRLCIERIKSGKGQAIVANSGNANACTGIQGYRDAIEMSRIAAENLGINRGGVYVSSTGVIGKPLPMEKIEAGIKKAVKKLSPEGFSDAAEAITTTDTFPKLAFEEVIIGGERVSILGIAKGSGMIHPKFALNPVSGACPDPEFDPELDSGQGSGVSGMATMLSFILSDAAIDATSLSYALKNAVESSFNKITVDGETSTNDTVIALSNGIAKNRPINQIFTEEFSLFQSALNNVTQSLARMLVKDGEGATRFIEILVDGASTLEDAENIAFSIANSPLVKTAFYGGDVNWGRIMVAIGNSGVDVYEERIDISFDDLKVVECGVRVSAFAEVEASKILKKERFRVTVDLNIGNSSVNIWTTDMSPDYIKMNASYRT
- the rpsB gene encoding 30S ribosomal protein S2 produces the protein MSSITMKELLEAGVHFGHQVKRWNPKMKKYIFGERNGIYIIDLQKTLAKFQEAYNFVRDVSQRGEHVLFVGTKKQAQDSVSEEAQKANAYYVNQRWLGGMLTNYSTIKKSIEKLKRLEAMKNDGTYEKLPKKEIAILEKERMRLEKNLSGIKDMPSLPRAVFVIDSKKERIAILEAKKVGIPVIAIVDTNCDPDGIDYIIPGNDDAIRAIRLITSKIADAIIEGRGLAQKSLSAVEPETVGNVEVGKE
- the tsf gene encoding translation elongation factor Ts, coding for MISAEVVRELREKTGAGVMDCKSALTESDGNIEKAIEILRGKGLSKAAKKSGRIATEGLIASYIHTGGKIGVLVEVNCETDFVARTDEFHGLVKDIAMQIAATAPSWINREDIPEAMIEKEREIYRSQAMGSRKPEEVIRKIVEGKLDKFYRDNCLMEQPFIKDEEGNTTVQDIVAQKIAKLGENIIIRRFTRYLLGEGYRRIEI
- the pyrH gene encoding UMP kinase; protein product: MRSKYNRILLKLSGEVLIGETPYGIDPDVINSIAEEVKKVSSLGVEIAVVIGGGNIFRGLSASAKGMERTSADYMGMLATVMNALALQNALERLGITTRVQSAIEMKALAEPYIRRRAIRHLEKKRVVIFAAGTGNPYFTTDTAAALRAIEIGAEVILKGTKVDGVFSDDPISNPKAQRYDELTFFDVLKKKLKVMDSTAISLCMENNLPIIVFNLRKKGNIRRILEGKKLGTIVKSGK